A single Cannabis sativa cultivar Pink pepper isolate KNU-18-1 chromosome 7, ASM2916894v1, whole genome shotgun sequence DNA region contains:
- the LOC115697853 gene encoding uncharacterized protein LOC115697853 — MAFSKLPLALFMSTLFFQAALGEIVCEELPLDVCAFAVASSGKRCLLETSTTVSKDGGVEYQCRTSEVVVERLAEHIETEKCVKACGVDRKSVGISSDYLMEPQFTAKLCAQDCYQNCPNIVDLYFNLAAGEGVFLPDLCEKQRYNPHRAMVELMSSGAAPGPVAPFVAGLVATPAAAPSN; from the exons ATGGCTTTCTCAAAACTCCCATTGGCTCTCTTCATGTCAACCCTATTCTTCCAAGCAGCCCTAG gtgAGATTGTATGTGAGGAATTGCCATTGGACGTTTGTGCATTCGCGGTAGCCTCCTCGGGGAAGAGGTGTCTCTTGGAGACGTCTACGACGGTCTCCAAGGACGGGGGAGTTGAGTACCAATGTCGGACATCAGAAGTGGTTGTTGAGAGGTTGGCCGAACACATTGAAACGGAGAAATGTGTGAAGGCTTGTGGGGTTGATAGGAAGTCAGTTGGGATTTCTTCTGATTACCTAATGGAACCTCAATTCACTGCCAAGCTTTGTGCTCAAGATTGCTACCAAAACTGCCCCAACATTGTTGACCTTTACTTCAATTTGGCTGCCGGAGAAG GAGTGTTTTTGCCTGACCTATGTGAGAAGCAAAGGTACAACCCACACAGAGCCATGGTGGAGCTGATGAGCTCTGGTGCAGCCCCTGGCCCAGTAGCACCATTTGTGGCAGGACTCGTAGCCACACCTGCAGCTGCAccctctaattaa